The following coding sequences are from one Aeromicrobium duanguangcaii window:
- a CDS encoding MATE family efflux transporter yields MRISTLDRRILAITVPAFAALICEPLMLMADTAIVGHLGRAELAALGAASTVLSTIIGLCVFLAYGSTATVARHQGAGEPRRALEAALGGVWLALLIGLVLGAATAVAARPMARALSSSPAVADLTTEYLRIAAASIPAVLLVLAATGALRGVLDLRTPLVVMIAANVLNVVLTVALVYGAGLDLRGAALGLVLAQWAAALALVAQVLRRSRETEASPRLQWDDVTRAARDGVPLLLRTLSLRAVLLLATLVAAGFGDASLAAHQIATTLVMFLAFALDAFAIAAQTLTGHSLGAGDAEGTRRVTRRVIGWGLGFGVVAGVLLAVTAPWVARAFSPDADVRAAAVPALLLVALIQPLSGIVFVLDGVLIGAGDGVYLAWASLVTLLIYAPIALVIRATDAGFTWLWAAYALFQATRWVTLWLRQRSDRWLVLGST; encoded by the coding sequence GTGCGGATCTCCACGCTCGACCGTAGAATTCTGGCGATCACCGTCCCGGCGTTCGCCGCGCTGATCTGCGAGCCGCTGATGCTGATGGCCGACACCGCCATCGTGGGACACCTGGGACGTGCCGAGCTCGCCGCACTGGGAGCCGCCTCGACGGTCCTGTCGACCATCATCGGTCTGTGCGTCTTCCTGGCCTACGGCAGCACCGCGACGGTCGCCAGGCACCAGGGCGCCGGGGAGCCGCGCCGGGCGCTGGAAGCGGCCCTGGGAGGCGTCTGGCTGGCCCTGCTGATCGGTCTCGTGCTCGGCGCGGCGACAGCCGTCGCCGCGCGACCCATGGCCAGGGCGCTGTCCAGCTCGCCCGCGGTCGCGGACCTGACCACCGAGTACCTACGGATCGCCGCCGCGAGCATCCCGGCCGTGCTGCTCGTCCTGGCCGCGACCGGCGCCCTGCGCGGCGTCCTGGACCTGCGCACGCCACTGGTCGTGATGATCGCGGCCAACGTCCTGAACGTCGTGCTGACCGTCGCGCTGGTCTACGGCGCCGGGCTCGACCTGCGCGGAGCAGCCCTCGGTCTCGTGCTGGCCCAGTGGGCCGCCGCGCTGGCACTCGTGGCGCAGGTCCTGCGCCGCAGTCGTGAGACCGAGGCATCGCCACGGCTCCAGTGGGACGACGTCACCCGCGCCGCGCGCGACGGCGTTCCGCTGCTGCTGCGCACCCTGAGCCTGCGCGCCGTGCTGCTGCTGGCGACCCTCGTCGCGGCCGGGTTCGGCGACGCCTCGCTGGCGGCCCACCAGATCGCCACCACGCTCGTGATGTTCCTGGCGTTCGCACTCGACGCCTTCGCGATCGCGGCGCAGACGCTGACGGGCCACTCCCTCGGGGCCGGCGACGCCGAGGGCACCCGCCGGGTCACCCGGCGGGTCATCGGCTGGGGGCTCGGCTTCGGTGTCGTGGCCGGAGTCCTCCTGGCGGTGACCGCGCCCTGGGTCGCTCGCGCCTTCAGCCCCGACGCCGACGTGCGCGCGGCGGCGGTGCCCGCACTGCTGTTGGTGGCGCTCATCCAGCCGCTCTCGGGGATCGTGTTCGTGCTCGACGGGGTGCTGATCGGGGCCGGGGACGGCGTGTACCTGGCCTGGGCCAGCCTCGTCACCCTGCTGATCTACGCGCCGATCGCGCTGGTGATCCGGGCGACGGACGCCGGCTTCACCTGGCTGTGGGCCGCCTACGCGCTGTTCCAGGCCACGCGCTGGGTGACGCTGTGGCTGCGCCAGCGCAGCGACCGCTGGCTCGTCCTCGGTTCGACCTGA
- a CDS encoding siderophore-interacting protein has protein sequence MARTRREAVGWPTILRELRVVRVADVSETTRRVTLAGEQLEAFPVAGGTAAPFRSEGFDDHVKLLVPLEGTDRPPLPVQGPDRLEWGGAGGRPVAKDYTPRRFADGELDLDFVLHEGGFAAGWARRTQPGDPAWIVGPTRSLLLPTGIDRLVLAGDETALPAIARLLDEWPGTMTAEVVIEVASPAGIQDLPSHEGMTIRWVHGAEAWTDAIRDLPWSDVPTFCWVAGESGAVRQIRRHLADDRGVPRDCLDATGYWRR, from the coding sequence ATGGCCCGCACCCGACGCGAGGCGGTGGGCTGGCCGACGATCCTGCGCGAGTTGCGCGTCGTCCGGGTCGCCGACGTCTCGGAGACGACCCGGCGGGTCACGCTGGCCGGTGAGCAGCTCGAGGCGTTCCCCGTCGCCGGCGGCACCGCGGCGCCGTTCCGGTCCGAGGGCTTCGACGACCACGTGAAGCTGCTCGTCCCGCTCGAGGGAACCGACCGGCCGCCGCTGCCGGTGCAGGGCCCGGATCGGCTGGAGTGGGGCGGCGCGGGCGGTCGCCCGGTCGCGAAGGACTACACGCCGCGGCGCTTCGCCGATGGCGAGCTCGACCTCGACTTCGTGCTGCACGAGGGCGGGTTCGCCGCGGGGTGGGCCCGCCGCACGCAGCCGGGCGACCCGGCCTGGATCGTCGGCCCCACCCGCTCGCTGCTGCTGCCGACCGGCATCGACCGGCTCGTGCTGGCCGGCGACGAGACGGCCCTGCCCGCCATCGCGCGACTGCTCGACGAGTGGCCCGGCACGATGACCGCCGAGGTCGTCATCGAGGTGGCCTCGCCGGCCGGGATCCAGGACCTCCCGTCCCACGAGGGCATGACGATCCGCTGGGTTCACGGCGCCGAGGCCTGGACCGACGCGATCCGCGACCTGCCCTGGTCCGACGTGCCCACCTTCTGCTGGGTCGCCGGCGAGTCCGGCGCCGTGCGCCAGATCCGCCGCCACCTCGCCGACGACCGCGGTGTCCCGCGCGACTGCCTCGACGCCACCGGCTACTGGCGGCGCTGA
- a CDS encoding ABC transporter substrate-binding protein, with translation MALASTLLAGCFGGGDDSSDEKTASSQSPKTSADTSLPLADVHPADDADVREGGTLRMGVASFPATFNPVHTDGVASTAPQILAPTLGSAIRVKDDGSWAVDPDYATDVDIVDRSPLTVRVELNRKAVWQGGTPITAADMVSFVDAMQDDDYAAARVPAVDAIDTVRADGDFAYEVVFDEPTADWPAAVYPTLPKAYTRSVKTFNRGLTAKAPSANGPFIVSGIERKTGTITLERNPRWWGAPPKLDSIVWRIGADDVLAAAHVAGELEAAPVTPANRKALADTDLRASLGSEWSQLTINGGNGPLADADVRRAVMLAVDSAAVVKDTSKRYGVTTVPMSSVVLLPGQVGDPRTKPLARNVDRATALLARAGWKREGGKGLVRRKGRPLTLTLPVPETRSGAVERARTIAKDLAEVGVQVKVKQVPGATFFEKVVIPLDFDLTTFTWSVEPFGLGEVKRLFTPIDSPLNFTGKSSKATAKAFDAAIEQLDQKKRAAAIAKVDKVTRAQASIMPLAVVPEVLAVDPEVRNFGPAALADLDWTRVGFAEDLD, from the coding sequence GTGGCGCTGGCGAGCACGCTGCTCGCCGGCTGCTTCGGTGGGGGCGATGACTCCTCCGACGAGAAGACCGCGAGCTCGCAGAGCCCGAAGACCTCCGCCGACACGTCGCTGCCGCTGGCCGACGTGCATCCGGCCGATGACGCCGACGTCCGCGAGGGTGGCACGCTGCGGATGGGCGTCGCCTCGTTCCCGGCCACCTTCAACCCGGTGCACACCGACGGCGTCGCCAGCACCGCGCCCCAGATCCTCGCGCCCACCCTCGGCAGCGCGATCCGCGTCAAGGACGACGGCTCGTGGGCGGTCGACCCCGACTACGCCACCGACGTCGACATCGTCGACCGCTCGCCGCTGACGGTCCGGGTCGAGCTCAACCGCAAGGCCGTGTGGCAGGGCGGCACGCCGATCACCGCGGCCGACATGGTGTCGTTCGTCGACGCGATGCAGGACGACGACTACGCCGCAGCGCGCGTCCCGGCCGTCGACGCGATCGACACGGTCCGCGCTGACGGGGACTTCGCCTACGAGGTCGTGTTCGACGAGCCGACCGCCGACTGGCCGGCGGCGGTCTACCCCACGCTGCCGAAGGCCTACACGCGCTCCGTCAAGACGTTCAACCGCGGACTCACCGCCAAGGCGCCCTCCGCGAACGGCCCGTTCATCGTCTCGGGGATCGAGCGCAAGACCGGCACGATCACCCTCGAGCGCAACCCCCGGTGGTGGGGCGCCCCGCCCAAGCTGGACTCGATCGTCTGGCGCATCGGCGCCGACGACGTCCTGGCCGCCGCTCACGTCGCCGGTGAGCTCGAGGCCGCGCCCGTCACGCCGGCCAACCGCAAGGCTTTGGCCGACACGGACCTGCGAGCCTCGCTCGGGTCGGAGTGGTCGCAGTTGACGATCAACGGCGGCAACGGCCCGCTGGCCGATGCCGACGTGCGCCGTGCCGTGATGCTGGCCGTCGACTCCGCGGCAGTGGTCAAGGACACCTCCAAGCGCTACGGCGTCACCACGGTCCCGATGAGCTCGGTCGTGCTCCTGCCCGGCCAGGTCGGGGACCCGCGGACCAAGCCGCTGGCACGCAACGTCGACCGCGCCACGGCGCTGCTGGCGCGGGCCGGCTGGAAGCGTGAGGGCGGCAAGGGGCTGGTCCGCCGCAAGGGCCGTCCGCTGACGCTGACCCTCCCGGTGCCCGAGACCCGTTCCGGCGCCGTCGAGCGGGCCAGGACCATCGCCAAGGATCTCGCCGAGGTGGGTGTCCAGGTCAAGGTGAAGCAGGTGCCCGGGGCCACGTTCTTCGAGAAGGTCGTCATCCCGCTCGACTTCGACCTGACCACGTTCACCTGGTCGGTCGAGCCGTTCGGGCTGGGCGAGGTCAAGCGCCTCTTCACGCCGATCGACAGCCCGTTGAACTTCACCGGCAAGTCCTCGAAGGCCACCGCGAAGGCGTTCGACGCCGCGATCGAGCAGCTCGACCAGAAGAAGCGCGCCGCGGCGATCGCGAAGGTCGACAAGGTCACGCGCGCCCAGGCGTCGATCATGCCGCTGGCCGTGGTGCCCGAGGTGCTGGCCGTCGATCCCGAGGTCCGCAACTTCGGTCCCGCCGCTCTGGCCGACCTCGACTGGACGCGGGTGGGTTTCGCGGAGGACCTTGACTGA
- the rplI gene encoding 50S ribosomal protein L9 produces the protein MKLILTHEVSNLGQPGDIVEVKDGYGRNFLLPRNFAIRWTKGAANQVESIKAARDARAVHDLETAKSIKGNLESSAINVSAQAGEGGRLFGAVTVTDIADALAEAGAQVDKRRIEVGNPIKSLGSHTVSVRVHPEVVATVKLNVVASK, from the coding sequence ATGAAGCTCATCCTCACGCACGAGGTCTCGAACCTCGGCCAGCCCGGCGACATCGTCGAGGTCAAGGACGGCTACGGCCGTAACTTCCTGCTGCCGCGCAACTTCGCCATCCGTTGGACGAAGGGCGCTGCCAACCAGGTCGAGTCGATCAAGGCTGCTCGCGATGCGCGCGCCGTGCACGACCTCGAGACCGCCAAGTCGATCAAGGGCAACCTCGAGTCGTCCGCGATCAACGTCTCGGCGCAGGCCGGCGAGGGCGGTCGCCTCTTCGGCGCCGTCACCGTCACCGACATCGCCGATGCGCTGGCCGAGGCCGGCGCGCAGGTCGACAAGCGTCGCATCGAAGTTGGCAACCCCATCAAGAGCCTCGGCTCGCACACGGTCTCCGTGCGCGTGCACCCCGAGGTCGTCGCGACCGTCAAGCTGAACGTCGTCGCCTCCAAGTGA
- the rpsR gene encoding 30S ribosomal protein S18: MAKPVVRKPKKKSNPLAAAGVTTIDYKDTALLRKFISDRGKIRARRVTGVSVQEQRQIAKAIKNAREMALLPYTSSGR; encoded by the coding sequence ATGGCCAAGCCCGTTGTCCGGAAGCCGAAGAAGAAGAGCAACCCGCTCGCGGCTGCCGGCGTCACCACCATCGATTACAAGGACACCGCACTGCTGCGGAAGTTCATCTCCGACCGCGGCAAGATCCGCGCTCGTCGCGTCACCGGCGTGTCCGTCCAGGAGCAGCGTCAGATCGCCAAGGCGATCAAGAACGCGCGCGAGATGGCGCTGCTGCCCTACACGTCCAGCGGTCGCTGA
- a CDS encoding single-stranded DNA-binding protein, which yields MAGETTITLVGNLTRDPELRFTPSGAAVADFTVASTARTFDRQTNEWKDGDTLFIRCSAWRQLAENVAGSLTKGTRVIVTGALKVREYERQDGGRGTSVEMTVDEVGPSLRNATAQVTRTSGGGGQGGGFGGGNSGGNAGGFGGGQPAGQQSNASAWAQPSQPQAPAGGNDPWGGGGSSAGGSTDEPPF from the coding sequence ATGGCAGGCGAAACCACCATCACCCTCGTCGGCAACCTGACGCGCGACCCCGAACTGCGGTTCACGCCGTCGGGTGCCGCGGTCGCCGACTTCACCGTCGCGTCCACCGCGCGCACGTTCGACCGTCAGACGAACGAGTGGAAGGACGGCGACACGCTGTTCATCCGCTGCTCGGCCTGGCGCCAGCTGGCCGAGAACGTCGCCGGCTCGCTGACCAAGGGCACCCGCGTCATCGTCACTGGCGCCCTGAAGGTCCGCGAGTACGAGCGTCAGGACGGCGGCCGGGGAACGAGCGTCGAGATGACGGTCGACGAGGTCGGCCCGTCGTTGCGCAACGCCACCGCACAGGTCACCCGCACGTCGGGTGGCGGCGGTCAGGGCGGCGGCTTCGGCGGCGGGAACTCCGGCGGCAACGCCGGTGGTTTCGGTGGCGGCCAGCCTGCTGGACAGCAGTCGAACGCCAGCGCGTGGGCCCAGCCCTCGCAGCCGCAGGCGCCTGCCGGGGGCAACGACCCCTGGGGCGGCGGCGGCAGCAGCGCCGGCGGTTCGACCGACGAGCCCCCCTTCTGA
- the rpsF gene encoding 30S ribosomal protein S6, with protein MRKYEVMVILDADVDERSVEKSLSTYLNNTIVADGGSVDGIDVWGKRRLAYEINKKSEGIYAVIGLSAEPASVKELDRQLSLNESVVRTKVTRPDVK; from the coding sequence CTGCGCAAGTACGAAGTCATGGTCATCCTCGATGCGGACGTCGATGAGCGTTCCGTCGAGAAGAGCCTCTCGACCTACCTCAACAACACGATCGTCGCCGACGGCGGTTCCGTCGACGGCATCGATGTGTGGGGCAAGCGCCGCCTGGCCTACGAGATCAACAAGAAGTCCGAGGGCATCTACGCCGTCATCGGTCTGTCCGCCGAGCCTGCCTCGGTCAAGGAGCTGGACCGTCAGCTGTCGCTGAACGAGTCCGTCGTCCGTACGAAGGTCACGCGTCCCGACGTGAAGTGA
- a CDS encoding ABC transporter permease, translated as MRRVTWRNLVARKVRLFLSAFAIVLGIAFLSGSLVFTDTIGESFDQIAYGTVTDVAVRPETGNDDAIAMSVNREARSIPASYVDEVAALPGVARAEGAVNGGGLFVIKKNNRLLGGTGAPTIALNAGSENPIPNAAGDQMLQWEQGRAPDKDGEIALDARSAEVAGYRLGDTVKIALPSEPPIIKTKLVGIFDFSSGGLAGATLVIFDDASAQRYFLDGKDAFSIIQIEAASGATQREVADQVAKVIPAGTEAVTGDAVAEESKNLFDQLLGFLNTFLLVFAGIALVVGTFLIVNTFSILVAQRSRELALLRALGASRPQVSRSVLTEAFVIGVIGSTLGLGMGFGLAMLLKTLFSRFGLDLSGTSLVFEPRTIVLAYAVGVLVTMLAAWIPARRAGRVPPVAAMRDEVAMPESSLRWRIAIALLFGLAGAASMSAGSWLDVPRPIIWVGVGIFGVLMAVALGSPIIASPVLAAFGLVYRTIYKSVGQLAAQNARRNPRRTAATASALMIGLALVTTMSILGASINTSIDKGVEREFSADFIVQSVSGQPFSPEISQKISEVPGVAAASPAQSIVFKADGTQVFASATDAEQFSKVFKLDFADGAAPTGENTIALSESMAASLGRKTGDAVKLAFGSGEFDATVSGVYADSNLVNQAVVPLTTVAAAGIKRGDTSLAINAAPGTGTRTVRANLERAVGDNPTIVVQDKESYAEAQRSQVNTLLYLIYALLGLAIVIAVLGIINTLALSVIERTREIGLLRAVGLTRPQLRRMVRLESVAIAILGAVLGIGAGLLFGVALQRSFQNDGISDLAIPAGSLAVFVVVSALVGVLAAVVPARRAAKLDVLKAITGE; from the coding sequence GTGCGCAGAGTCACCTGGCGCAATCTCGTAGCTCGCAAGGTCCGTCTGTTCCTCAGCGCCTTCGCGATCGTCCTGGGCATCGCCTTCCTGTCCGGTTCCCTGGTGTTCACCGACACGATCGGTGAGAGCTTCGACCAGATCGCCTACGGCACGGTCACCGACGTCGCGGTCCGGCCCGAGACGGGCAACGACGACGCCATCGCGATGAGCGTCAACCGTGAGGCGCGCTCCATCCCGGCCTCGTACGTCGACGAGGTCGCCGCGCTGCCGGGCGTCGCGCGCGCCGAGGGCGCGGTCAACGGCGGCGGCCTGTTCGTCATCAAGAAGAACAACCGGCTGCTCGGCGGCACGGGTGCGCCCACGATCGCGCTCAACGCCGGCAGTGAGAACCCGATCCCCAACGCCGCAGGCGACCAGATGCTCCAGTGGGAGCAGGGTCGCGCCCCGGACAAGGACGGCGAGATCGCGCTCGACGCTCGCTCGGCCGAGGTGGCCGGCTACCGCCTGGGCGACACCGTCAAGATCGCGCTGCCCAGCGAGCCGCCCATCATCAAGACCAAGCTCGTGGGCATCTTCGACTTCTCCTCCGGCGGGCTGGCCGGCGCGACCCTCGTGATCTTCGACGACGCCAGCGCCCAGAGGTACTTCCTCGACGGCAAGGACGCCTTCAGCATCATCCAGATCGAAGCCGCGTCCGGCGCGACGCAGCGCGAGGTGGCCGACCAGGTCGCGAAGGTGATCCCCGCCGGCACCGAGGCAGTCACGGGCGACGCGGTCGCCGAGGAGTCCAAGAACCTCTTCGACCAGCTGCTCGGGTTCCTGAACACGTTCCTGCTGGTCTTCGCCGGCATCGCCCTGGTGGTCGGCACCTTCCTGATCGTCAACACGTTCTCGATCCTCGTGGCCCAGCGCAGCCGCGAGCTGGCGTTGCTGCGCGCGCTGGGGGCATCGCGTCCCCAGGTCAGCCGCTCGGTGCTGACCGAGGCGTTCGTGATCGGCGTCATCGGCTCGACGCTGGGCCTGGGGATGGGCTTCGGTCTGGCGATGCTGCTCAAGACCCTGTTCAGCCGGTTCGGCCTGGACCTCTCGGGTACGTCGCTGGTGTTCGAGCCGCGCACGATCGTGCTGGCGTACGCCGTCGGCGTGCTCGTGACGATGCTTGCCGCGTGGATCCCGGCCCGGCGCGCCGGCCGCGTCCCCCCGGTCGCGGCGATGCGCGACGAGGTCGCGATGCCCGAGTCGTCCCTGCGGTGGCGGATCGCGATCGCCCTGCTGTTCGGCCTGGCCGGAGCCGCCTCGATGTCGGCCGGCTCGTGGCTCGACGTCCCGCGCCCGATCATCTGGGTCGGCGTGGGCATCTTCGGCGTGCTGATGGCGGTCGCCCTGGGCAGCCCGATCATCGCGTCGCCGGTCCTGGCGGCGTTCGGCCTCGTCTACCGGACCATCTACAAGTCCGTGGGCCAGCTGGCCGCGCAGAACGCCCGGCGCAATCCGCGGCGCACCGCCGCGACCGCCTCCGCGCTGATGATCGGCCTGGCGCTGGTCACGACGATGTCGATCCTGGGCGCCTCGATCAACACGTCCATCGACAAGGGCGTCGAGCGCGAGTTCTCGGCCGACTTCATCGTCCAGAGCGTCAGCGGTCAGCCGTTCTCGCCCGAGATCTCGCAGAAGATCAGTGAGGTCCCCGGGGTCGCGGCCGCGTCGCCGGCCCAGTCGATCGTCTTCAAGGCCGACGGCACACAGGTCTTCGCCTCGGCGACCGACGCTGAGCAGTTCTCCAAGGTCTTCAAGCTGGACTTCGCCGACGGCGCCGCGCCCACCGGCGAGAACACGATCGCCCTGAGCGAGTCGATGGCCGCGTCGCTCGGCCGGAAGACGGGCGACGCGGTGAAGCTGGCGTTCGGCTCCGGTGAGTTCGACGCGACCGTGTCGGGCGTCTACGCCGACAGCAACCTCGTCAACCAGGCCGTCGTGCCGCTGACGACCGTCGCGGCGGCGGGCATCAAGCGTGGCGACACCTCGCTGGCGATCAACGCCGCGCCCGGCACCGGCACGCGCACGGTGCGGGCCAACCTCGAGCGGGCCGTGGGCGACAACCCCACGATCGTCGTGCAGGACAAGGAGAGCTACGCCGAGGCGCAGCGCTCGCAGGTCAACACGCTGCTCTACCTGATCTACGCGCTGCTGGGTCTGGCGATCGTCATCGCCGTGCTGGGCATCATCAACACGCTGGCCCTGAGCGTCATCGAGCGCACCCGCGAGATCGGCCTGCTGCGCGCGGTCGGCCTGACCCGCCCGCAGTTGCGCCGCATGGTGCGTCTGGAGTCGGTGGCGATCGCGATCCTGGGCGCGGTGCTGGGGATCGGGGCCGGGCTGCTCTTCGGCGTCGCCCTGCAGCGGTCGTTCCAGAACGACGGCATCAGCGACCTGGCCATCCCGGCCGGCTCGCTGGCGGTGTTCGTCGTGGTCTCGGCGCTCGTGGGCGTGCTCGCGGCCGTGGTCCCGGCCCGCCGCGCCGCCAAGCTCGACGTGCTCAAGGCGATCACCGGCGAGTGA
- a CDS encoding ABC transporter ATP-binding protein, translated as MEKTVAAHAHELTKTYGKGDAQVRALDGVSLEIYEGEFTAVMGPSGSGKSTLMHCMAALDTPDGGRVTIGPTTLAKLDDKALTVMRREKIGFVFQAFNLVPTLTAEENILLPLSIAGRKPDPTWYAKVIEAVGLADRLKHRPNEMSGGQAQRVACARALVSRPSIVFADEPTGNLDSTSGAEVLSFLRRSVDEFGQTIVMVTHDPGAASYTDRVVYLADGRVVSELRNPTAEKVLERMSVVQRRIGV; from the coding sequence ATGGAAAAGACCGTCGCGGCGCACGCGCACGAGCTCACGAAGACGTACGGCAAGGGTGATGCCCAGGTCCGGGCGCTCGACGGGGTCTCCCTGGAGATCTACGAAGGCGAGTTCACCGCGGTCATGGGCCCCTCCGGATCGGGCAAGTCCACGCTCATGCACTGCATGGCTGCGCTCGACACCCCCGACGGCGGCCGCGTGACCATCGGTCCGACCACGTTGGCCAAGCTCGACGACAAGGCGCTGACCGTCATGCGCCGCGAGAAGATCGGCTTCGTCTTCCAGGCGTTCAACCTCGTGCCCACGCTGACGGCCGAGGAGAACATCCTGCTGCCGCTGTCCATCGCCGGCCGCAAGCCCGATCCGACGTGGTACGCCAAGGTGATCGAGGCCGTCGGCCTGGCCGACCGCCTGAAGCACCGCCCCAACGAGATGTCCGGCGGCCAGGCCCAGCGGGTGGCGTGCGCGCGCGCCCTGGTGAGCCGGCCGTCGATCGTCTTCGCCGACGAGCCCACCGGCAACCTCGACTCGACGTCGGGCGCCGAGGTGCTGTCGTTCCTGCGCCGCAGCGTCGACGAGTTCGGCCAGACGATCGTCATGGTCACCCACGACCCCGGCGCGGCCAGCTACACCGACCGGGTCGTCTACCTGGCCGACGGCCGGGTCGTGTCCGAGCTGCGCAACCCCACGGCCGAGAAGGTCCTCGAGCGCATGAGCGTCGTCCAGCGCCGGATCGGCGTGTGA
- the mgrA gene encoding L-glyceraldehyde 3-phosphate reductase, translating into MSTDWTRNRVDETHRPWQADADRYQGLDYRRVGRSGLLLPPISLGLWWNFGDNRTFDTQREVLRHAFDLGITHFDLANNYGPPPGSAEENFGRMMRGDFAPYRDELIISTKAGWDMWPGPYGYLGSRKYLLASLDASLQRMSLDHVDIFYSHRADPDTPVEETVGALDTAVRQGKALYVGISSYSAERTRRAAEVAADLGTPLVIHQPAYSMVNRWVEDELFATLEDVGMGSIAFTALAQGLLTDRYLGDEPVQRAGGRSSFDDSLVGLNRERLRGLAEIGRERGQTLAQLALSWVLRPGAATSALVGASRTEQLDENIKAAENTDFSAEELDRIDELVGRDADARVDLWGGSADIV; encoded by the coding sequence ATGAGCACCGACTGGACCCGCAACCGCGTCGACGAGACCCATCGCCCGTGGCAGGCCGACGCCGACCGCTACCAGGGCCTGGACTACCGCCGGGTCGGCCGGTCGGGGCTGCTGCTGCCGCCGATCAGCCTCGGGCTGTGGTGGAACTTCGGTGACAACCGCACGTTCGACACCCAGCGCGAGGTGCTGCGTCACGCCTTCGACCTGGGCATCACGCACTTCGACCTGGCGAACAACTACGGCCCGCCGCCGGGGTCGGCCGAGGAGAACTTCGGCCGGATGATGCGCGGCGACTTCGCGCCCTACCGCGACGAGCTGATCATCTCGACCAAGGCCGGCTGGGACATGTGGCCCGGTCCGTACGGCTACCTCGGGTCGCGCAAGTACCTGCTGGCCAGCCTCGACGCCTCACTGCAGCGGATGAGCCTGGACCACGTCGACATCTTCTACTCGCACCGCGCCGATCCCGACACCCCCGTCGAGGAGACGGTGGGCGCGCTGGACACCGCGGTGCGCCAGGGCAAGGCGCTCTACGTCGGCATCTCGTCGTACTCGGCCGAGCGCACCCGTCGCGCGGCCGAGGTGGCCGCCGACCTGGGGACGCCGCTGGTGATCCACCAGCCCGCCTACTCGATGGTCAACCGGTGGGTCGAGGACGAGCTGTTCGCCACGCTCGAGGACGTCGGCATGGGCTCGATCGCCTTCACCGCCCTGGCCCAGGGGCTGCTGACCGACCGCTATCTCGGTGACGAGCCGGTGCAGCGAGCCGGCGGACGGTCCTCGTTCGACGACTCGCTGGTCGGCCTGAACCGCGAGCGGCTGCGCGGCCTGGCCGAGATCGGCCGGGAGCGTGGACAGACCTTGGCGCAACTGGCGCTCTCGTGGGTCCTGCGGCCCGGCGCCGCCACCTCGGCGCTGGTCGGGGCCTCGCGCACCGAGCAGCTGGACGAGAACATCAAGGCGGCGGAGAACACCGACTTCAGCGCCGAGGAGCTCGATCGGATCGACGAGCTGGTCGGTCGCGACGCCGACGCCAGGGTCGATCTGTGGGGCGGATCTGCTGACATCGTGTAA
- a CDS encoding transglutaminase family protein, translated as MSMRMRVRHATSYTYSVPTRASYSEARLTPQTTADQYVRRSRLEIAPTAWSQEYRDYWGATVTAFEVTDPHDELRVVATSIVDTADPAEPGRSIGWDDLDPSTLDRYCEFVHQQDKVQPSASLIPELDAIRAESATPGAYVEAVVALLRDRIKRLVGATHVSATAEEAWDTGRGVTHDITHVAIGALRHASIPARFVAGYVHPETEPQVEVPVTAEPHAWLEWWDGRWVGWDVTNGEAPGERHIIVSRGRDFDDNPNLRGIYSTDGEVSTTVDVEITRLM; from the coding sequence ATGAGCATGCGCATGCGCGTCCGGCACGCGACGAGCTACACGTACTCCGTGCCCACCCGGGCGTCGTACAGCGAGGCCCGGCTGACCCCGCAGACCACGGCCGACCAGTACGTCCGCCGGTCGCGGCTCGAGATCGCGCCGACCGCGTGGTCGCAGGAGTACCGCGACTACTGGGGCGCCACCGTCACCGCGTTCGAGGTCACCGACCCGCACGACGAGCTGCGGGTCGTGGCGACCTCGATCGTCGACACGGCCGATCCGGCCGAGCCCGGACGCTCCATCGGCTGGGACGACCTCGACCCGTCCACGCTCGACCGGTACTGCGAGTTCGTGCACCAGCAGGACAAGGTGCAGCCCTCCGCTTCGCTGATCCCCGAGCTGGACGCGATCCGGGCCGAGTCGGCGACGCCGGGTGCCTACGTCGAGGCGGTGGTCGCGCTGCTGCGTGACCGGATCAAGCGGCTCGTCGGGGCCACCCACGTCAGCGCCACCGCCGAGGAGGCGTGGGACACCGGCCGCGGCGTCACCCACGACATCACCCACGTCGCGATCGGCGCCCTGCGTCACGCCTCGATCCCGGCGCGCTTCGTCGCGGGATACGTCCATCCCGAGACCGAGCCGCAGGTCGAGGTGCCCGTCACCGCCGAGCCGCACGCGTGGCTCGAGTGGTGGGACGGCCGCTGGGTCGGCTGGGACGTCACCAACGGCGAGGCTCCCGGAGAGCGTCACATCATCGTGTCGCGCGGGCGCGACTTCGACGACAACCCGAACCTGCGCGGCATCTACTCGACCGACGGCGAGGTCAGCACCACCGTCGACGTCGAGATCACCCGCCTGATGTGA